From Oryza sativa Japonica Group chromosome 4, ASM3414082v1, one genomic window encodes:
- the LOC4335608 gene encoding uncharacterized protein, with protein MATPASEPAGAGTPEPAAPFSADWKERILLPAAVAGVVGAGFGLLSRHRARLGAARATATYAANLAIVAGCYGGARELARDARASTPDDPMNSVVGGLASGAVLGRLQGGHFGAVKYAVTFAAAGTALDYAALKLSPQINGKWHALKEHFSGDKDWFTLPEWSPIQVLDEEALAKKRAREEKLFAQRALSKLSKEEP; from the exons ATGGCTACTCCGGCCAGCGAGCCCGCCGGCGCAGGGACGCCGGAGCCAGCAGCGCCGTTCTCCGCCGACTGGAAGGAGCGGATCTTGCTGCCCGCCGCGGTCGCCG GTGTGGTCGGAGCTGGATTCGGGCTGCTGTCGCGGCACCGGGCTCGCCTTggcgccgcccgcgccaccgccacctacGCCGCCAacctcgccatcgtcgccgggtGCTACGGTG GAGCACGTGAACTTGCAAGAGATGCTCGGGCTTCAACACCTGATGATCCCATGAACTCCGTTGTTGGTGGGCTAGCAAGCGGAGCTGTTCTTGGTCGATTACAAG GCGGACACTTTGGGGCAGTTAAGTATGCAGTTACCTTTGCAGCTGCTGGTACCGCATTGGACTATGCTGCACTGAAGCTGAGTCCTCAAATTAATGGCAAATGGCATGCCCTGAAAGAACATTTTTCTGGAGACAAAGACTGGTTTACGCTCCCCGAATGGTCGCCTATTCAGGTGTTGGATGAGGAGGCCTTGGCGAAGAAACGAGCTCGAGAAGAGAAGTTGTTCGCTCAGCGAGCTCTCAGTAAACTTAGCAAGGAGGAACCATAG
- the LOC4335607 gene encoding large ribosomal subunit protein uL29 codes for MARIKVHELRGKNKAELQAQLKDLKAELSLLRVAKVTGGAPNKLSKIKVVRTSIARVLTVISQKQKAALREAYKKKSLLPLDLRPKKTRAIRRRLTKHQLSLKTEREKKREKYFPMRKYAVKA; via the exons atgg CCCGGATCAAGGTGCACGAGCTCCGGGGGAAGAACAAGGCGGAGCTGCAGGCCCAGCTCAAGGACCTCAAGGCGGAGCTCTCCCTCCTCCGCGTCGCCAAGGTCACCGGCGGCGCCCCCAACAAGCTCTCCAAGAT CAAGGTGGTGCGCACCTCGATCGCGCGCGTGCTGACGGTGATCTCGCAGAAGCAGAAGGCGGCGCTGAGGGAGGCGTACAAGAAGAAGAGCCTGCTCCCGCTCGACCTCCGCCCCAAGAAGACCCGCGCCATCCGCAGGCGCCTCACCAAGCACCAG CTCTCTTTGAAGACCGAGAGGGAGAAGAAGCGTGAGAAGTATTTCCCCATGAGGAAGTATGCTGTTAAAGCTTAG